ccttgcatgtgctaggcgagcactctaccaccgggccacaaccccagccccaatatttacATTTTTGAGGCTTGAGTTATCAAGCACCACATGTTGCATGGATTATCACTCCATTTGAATTTGTCTTCTTATTACTTTGAGGCTATTCATTTTTGTCAGGAATACTATGCAAGTCACATGCACTTTTCAGTGTCTAACATAAGAACACACATGATGTCATTTTGTCTTATTGGTGATCTTAATTTAGATCATTTGGTTAAGATGATTGTAAAGGTATTTCCCCCCATTTGTAATGAAGTCATATCTATGGGGAGATATTTTGAGATTATGTAAATATACTGTTCAGaacaaatttgtgtgtgtgtgtgtgtgtgtgtttcattggagattaaatccagggccttatgtgTGCTACAAAAGCACTTTTCTACTGAGATATATCCCATGATAGTTGACTCTTGATTGAATCATAATAATTATTACTATGATGGTTGCAAAATAGTGATTTTTCTATCAATTCCTTTATATTTGTTAGTTGACATTCTATTGTGAAGGTTTCCCTCACCCCCTTCTTACTTCCTATTTTtatatacgtgtgtgtatttgattctcaaggttttttttttgacttGGCAAGTGGAAGacattgatttaaaatttgattattaCAAAAAATGttgctaaaataattttagtgaatatattaaaagagaACATTCTCATGACTATATTGCTAGTTGTTtaatatattgtttatatattcaAGAATACTAATCCTTAAGAACAAATTTTGGCAAATAGGTAAAAATCCATTATTTGGGTGAGGGTTGTGGATCAGTGACAAagggcttgcttagcatgtatgaggccctcgatttgattctcagcagtacatataaataaataaaataaaggatcattgacaacaacaacaaaaaaaaaacacaacaatttaaaaatccattatttgATTAAACAATCCTTGAGTGaaattggctttctttttttgtggggagtggggaaccagggattaaactcaggggcactcaaccactgagccacatttccagccctattttgtattttatttagagacagggtctcactgagttgcttagtgccttgccattgctgaagctggctttgaacttgcaatcctcctgtctcagcctccccagctgctgggattatagatatgtgccactgggcccagctgaAATTGGCCTTCTGCCAGTGGTTCTGTAAGACCTACTGTTTGTATAAAAATAGCATTCTGATAAACTTGGAAACAAATAGATTGATCAGGATCAGATAAACTTCTTCAAgttttgtgacttttaaaaatacaaattcaggGATGGAGGTATATATAGTTCAatagtagagtgtttgcttagcatgtgagaggATCTATGCTCTATCTCTAGTcttgcaagaaaataaaaaatttttaattaaaaatcattaagtAGCTGAGGACTGGCTGCACTGCAGCGTCCTGCCCCGAGGTGGCCTTTGAGTGGGATGGAGGCGACTTTGAAGCAGCACTTGGAGGATACAATGAAGAATCTGTCCATTGTTGGAGTCCTGTGCACAGATTCACAAGGACTTAATCTGGGCTGTCGTGGGACCCTGTCAGATGAACATGCTGGGGTTATATATGTTCTAGCCCAACAAGCAGCTAAGCTAACCTCTGACCCCACTGATATTCCTGTGGTGTGCCTAGAATCAGATGATGGGAACATTATGATCCAAAAACATGATAGCATCACTGTGGCAGTGCACAAAACGGCCTCTTGATCTCTCTCCCAGCATCCTGTCATAGGGACTCAATCCTACTATGTTAATTATCTTACAAAACTAGttaagtttgggctggggatgtggcttgagcggtaatgtgctcacctcagcaccacataaaaataaaataaagatgttatgtccaccaaaaactaaaaaataaatattaaaaaaatttctctctctcctctctttttttaaaatagttaagtTGCAGTGATTAAGCCATTCATTGAATATGCATTGAatacttttctgtttattttagagTGAGTTGCTTTTTAGCCAACGTATCAGGATATTAATAAGGATTATGTTTTGAAGCAGCATGTCCAGATCcctttgtatataaaatttcGTTAGGTTAAATAAATCTGCTTGGAGTAAAgcttaaaaaatcattaagtaATTGCTAAGTAAGGCCACTGCCTTTGTGTGACACTATTGAACCATGATGCTAGATATTTTTGGATATTTggcaatttttttgtatttgcatttCAGATGCACAAAATTGGGTTAATCATAATCCTTGGTTCATGATATACTCATCTGTTTCCAAGCATGGtattttcatttagttaattaattagttattttaaatactGACTATAATTAGTCATAATTTAATaactagttattttaaaaactatgcacCTACTAACCCATGATTCAAACAAGAACTAGAACAACAATTCCACTCTTCATATACACTTAAGAGAAACTCTTCCTTATATACAAGGAAAGACCTATATGACTGTTCATTGAAGGAGTTTACAAGAGCAAAACTCtaaaaattcaaatgtctatcaatgggagagagaatgaataaacTGTGATAAAATGGACTAATGTATGAACTAACTGTTCATATAATGGACTAATATGCATCAGTCAAAATCAATGAACTGTAGTGACACAtaacaacatgaatgaattttatcagtattaagtaaaaaaaagtgAGACCCCATGGAATATTTCTCAATCCTTTTTATAATGTTGcaacataaaaaaatctaaataacacTCTTTAGGAATATAGATAGATGGAAAGAGACTAGATAAGGGAAGCAATGGAATAATACACAAAGGATTTAGGATTATGATGATGGATGAAGGAGAAGTTCAGGGTATGGATACACAGCTAGTGTAGATTCTTGTGGTGTTTACTAActgctttaaagaaaatacatgtaAACCCAGACttggatataaaaagaaaatcctgttTTTTGGAACTTGTACTATAACTATAGTTTTAGGATTTCCTGTTAGAGCTGATTGTAAACATGTGTTGAGATCACATTGCATTATTTTGGGATTATAGTATATGCAAAAAGTGAATTTCATACATttgtagaaacagaaagtagTAAAATCCCAGTGACTAATGTTGTTCCTTTCTTAAAAAGCATAAATTCTTTAGTAGGAAAATATGACAAAAGTTtgaacaaagaatttttatataaatgaaatcgtAATTATCATTAAAAGCTTCTCTCATTTCActtttaatacacacacacacacacacaattttcccAAGTCTGAAAATTTCTAAAAGTCATGTTAGTAGTCATTAGTTTTTCATGAAATTATCCTTGATCCCTTCCTATCCTTCCCTTGTCATATCCAGTGCTCATAGATCAATATTGATTATATCATCCTATTACTGTAATCTGCACCTCCTTGTTTTCACAGCCACTGCTTTAGGCTTGGGTTTACAAACTAACAATCCAAGGGCTGAGAGCCACCTGCAGCCtacagacaattttttttaaaatatttttttagttgttgatagacctttattttattcatttatttatatgtggtgctgagaattgaacccagtgcctcacacagtcaggcaagcagtctactactgagccacaatcccagccccagaaaattttttttttttttttttttttttttttttagttgtagatggacacaatacctttatttatttttatgtggttcttcacatgtgctaagcaagtgctctaccactaagccacagccctggccctACAGACAAATTTTGTATGATCTGTGTAATGtcgaaattttaaaaaaatttttgctcccccccaaaaaattattgACAACATTTAAAGATTTGGATATTGTACCTAAAATTTCAGttgctttttttgtatttttgcacAGCCTTATACATGCTATGTAAGCacactgtcactgagctacaccgcAGCTTAGGTTCCAACTTCTTTTGACAAATAAGAATATGCCGCAACCCTAGGCTCATATGCCAATTTGACAATATTCAATTACAGCAAAGGTGAGACTTCCCTTCTCGTTGAGGTCTGAGCTTTCCAGTTCAGAATTCCCGCCATATCCTGTTGTTTCTTGGAACTGGTTCACTTTACTCTTTGGCATTACCTGCTTGGTTCTTGTAAGGATTCCAAGTCTTCGCTGTCTTGACTTCTACTCTTATCTAGTACATACCCCGTCCTGTCTCCAcatttttaaagttagttttcTAAGATTTGATCAAATCATGTGATTTGTATATCCTTGATATACTAATTATTTCAGTCTTAAAATACAAGTTCCTTAAAATGGCTTTTCATGATCTGGGATACCTGCTCCCGAATGCCACATCATTGTTTCCCACCCTTTCCCAGCTTTGAATACTACTCAGAACCAGCAGTTCCCAAACCAGCATATTTCCTTTTGTCTTCCAGTTCTGTCCTCTCTATCTTCGCTTTCCCTTTTCTCCTGGCTCACTCCTGCTCATCCTCAAAAACTGCGCTGACAATAGTCTTCCAGGGAACCATTCCCCGAAACCTTTCCCTCTTCTTTAATTTTGTGATCCCAAAGCGACTTATGTCCTTCAGAGTATGTGAACCCTTTATTTAAATGCTTGAGGTCAGCCAACACCACAGGTGTTAAacgggggggaggggggctgaAGTAGAGTTAATCGAACTTGGATTAGACCGGCGTTATTTCCTAGTTTTCACCTCTGAGTCCAGTTCCCACGGTAAGAGGACATAAATGCGTAAGCGTCCGCATCTTAACGACTTCCTGAAACCAGGCGTCTATCCGTGATCTAGGTCCCAGTTCCTACCAGATCGCAAACACCGCACACCCGGTACTGAGGTCTGCTGTTCGTCGCCAGCCCAGCCTCGGATTGGGTAGAGCGGTGCATGCTGGAAGCGACTGGATCGTCGAAGGGCTTATTGGGAGTTGTAGTTCTTGGAGCCGGAAGTGGGGGTGGCAAGGATATAAACCGCAGCTGAGACAGCAGTCACTGACGCTGCCGCCGCCCCAGGGTTGTGCATCACTCTCAGCCCACCAGTCTTGGGTGTCTCCTCTGCCCTTTCGGGGCTCCGGGCGCCCTGTCGAGCAAAGCGACCGGGCGGCCTCTCCTCAGCTAGGTGGCGGCTCCGCAGCCCCGGATGCGGCCGTAGGCACGGGAATGGATCTTGGCGGCTGTGAGAAGCTCCTGCCCGAGGAGAGCAGGTGGGCTAGGAGGGAGCTGGGGAGTCGGGGACTGTAGGTG
This window of the Ictidomys tridecemlineatus isolate mIctTri1 chromosome 3, mIctTri1.hap1, whole genome shotgun sequence genome carries:
- the LOC120884463 gene encoding ragulator complex protein LAMTOR5; translation: MEATLKQHLEDTMKNLSIVGVLCTDSQGLNLGCRGTLSDEHAGVIYVLAQQAAKLTSDPTDIPVVCLESDDGNIMIQKHDSITVAVHKTAS